A stretch of the uncultured Desulfobacter sp. genome encodes the following:
- a CDS encoding transporter substrate-binding domain-containing protein: MNCSNNSHGLTWFIETILCATLLFIALSGDVSARDLVAGVGFIPPHAFVGEDGRPKGGFVEVVRAMDDVYTKGTISIKVLPVKRSIASLKNGNIDFQIPYIPNPQVPGESLSYTFASETVVDVCFVLYAQDKMKVPPMDDLEKFNIATLRGAEAHFPFRISGVDSFRQGIKSVSLGRLDGFIAEQEASDRFIRLNKIKNIRRTLYAKWQSSIAIRKGPGNEEIDRIVSSALLKLRQTGQLQKITMTIHRPYEDWQPYLTAWPSSK, encoded by the coding sequence ATGAATTGTTCAAATAACAGCCATGGGTTGACCTGGTTTATCGAAACCATTCTGTGCGCAACCTTACTATTTATTGCGCTTTCAGGAGATGTTTCGGCCCGGGATCTGGTGGCTGGCGTCGGTTTTATACCGCCCCACGCCTTTGTGGGGGAAGATGGCCGGCCCAAAGGAGGGTTTGTGGAGGTGGTCAGGGCGATGGACGACGTTTATACAAAAGGCACCATTTCCATTAAAGTGTTACCTGTTAAACGATCAATCGCCAGTTTAAAAAACGGTAACATCGATTTCCAAATCCCTTACATCCCCAACCCCCAGGTCCCTGGGGAGAGTTTATCATATACCTTTGCATCGGAAACGGTTGTCGATGTCTGTTTTGTACTTTATGCCCAGGATAAAATGAAAGTTCCGCCAATGGACGATTTGGAGAAATTCAACATTGCCACTTTAAGAGGGGCGGAAGCCCATTTCCCATTCAGGATATCCGGGGTCGACAGTTTCAGACAGGGCATTAAAAGCGTCAGTTTAGGTCGTCTGGATGGCTTCATAGCGGAACAGGAGGCTTCTGATCGTTTCATCCGCCTAAATAAAATAAAGAACATTCGACGAACTTTATACGCAAAGTGGCAATCTTCCATCGCCATCCGCAAAGGGCCTGGGAACGAGGAAATAGACCGGATTGTATCAAGCGCATTGCTCAAATTAAGGCAAACAGGTCAATTGCAGAAAATCACCATGACCATCCATCGCCCTTATGAAGACTGGCAACCTTATTTGACGGCATGGCCGTCTTCAAAATAA
- a CDS encoding ATP-binding protein, whose amino-acid sequence MTTQHPEKSIPGIPKRRSRGMFTDLMAGLMGIVVITAGLSMGVSYFIANQKAEQSLDAAADQYLSYLTQSLELPVWFMDDTTIRQIGDVYMASGLFSLLEIVSNEDEQKYVYSKTKVDEDEMVLREGPVVHGDEIIGTIRIGVSKTPYKEELDRLLKSSMWITSAIVLAMMTAIFFLARRLATPIVALTRTAVRISQGQLDLKAEIQGSTEVNRLSAAFNKMTGQLGHLLEKEAERSHALEREIAERKQIEEALREKDDLLHDIGRLAKIGGWKIDIETGKATWTDEVSRIHDLESNQALRIEDALGFFHGEHREKLEHALHQLLDQGLPYDLVLELVSAKKISKWVRASGHPVIKDGLVAQIQGTIQDITERKRMEEMMIQSEKMLSLGGLAAGMAHEINNPLAGIMQTVQVMAQRLNGGADIPANKKAAEAAGITMASIERFMENRGIPRMIDAITDSGKRVSGIVTNMLSFARKDDTAVSTQDLNKILDKTIELAATDYNLKKEYDFKQIRITREYDEGLPDVPCQAGKIQQVVLNILANGAQAMQGAGSPNAGFFIRTYVDSVRHMACVEIEDNGPGMDEKVRKLIFDPFFTTKPTGVGTGLGLSVSYFIITENHKGEMAVESSPGAGAKFIIRLPLFKDRD is encoded by the coding sequence ATGACCACACAACATCCTGAAAAGTCAATCCCAGGGATTCCCAAACGCCGATCGCGAGGCATGTTCACCGATCTTATGGCCGGATTGATGGGCATTGTGGTAATTACTGCAGGATTGAGCATGGGGGTGAGCTATTTCATAGCAAACCAAAAGGCCGAACAATCCCTTGATGCTGCTGCGGATCAATATTTGTCTTATCTGACGCAAAGCCTGGAATTGCCGGTCTGGTTCATGGATGACACAACGATACGGCAGATCGGTGATGTCTATATGGCATCCGGTCTTTTTTCTTTACTGGAAATTGTCTCCAATGAAGATGAGCAAAAATATGTTTATTCAAAAACGAAGGTGGATGAAGATGAAATGGTACTGCGGGAAGGCCCAGTGGTCCATGGAGATGAAATTATAGGCACTATTCGGATCGGAGTGTCCAAGACGCCTTACAAAGAGGAATTAGACCGTTTATTGAAATCAAGCATGTGGATTACCTCGGCCATTGTTTTGGCGATGATGACTGCTATCTTTTTTTTGGCCCGACGTCTGGCCACTCCCATTGTTGCATTGACCCGGACCGCCGTCCGCATCTCCCAAGGGCAATTGGATTTGAAAGCGGAAATACAAGGCTCCACCGAAGTGAATCGCCTTTCTGCTGCGTTCAACAAGATGACCGGTCAATTGGGCCATCTGTTGGAAAAGGAGGCGGAACGAAGCCACGCCCTGGAACGGGAAATTGCAGAACGTAAACAGATTGAGGAAGCTTTGCGGGAAAAGGATGATCTGCTTCATGATATCGGCAGGCTTGCTAAAATTGGCGGGTGGAAAATTGATATCGAAACCGGCAAGGCAACATGGACGGATGAAGTAAGCCGGATTCATGACCTTGAATCGAATCAGGCGTTAAGGATTGAAGACGCACTTGGCTTTTTCCATGGCGAACACCGGGAAAAACTTGAACACGCCTTACACCAACTACTTGACCAGGGACTCCCTTACGATTTGGTGCTTGAACTTGTATCCGCCAAAAAAATTTCCAAGTGGGTGCGAGCCTCCGGCCATCCGGTAATCAAAGACGGACTCGTGGCTCAGATACAAGGAACGATTCAGGATATCACCGAACGAAAACGCATGGAAGAGATGATGATCCAGAGCGAAAAGATGCTTTCCCTTGGCGGGCTTGCCGCAGGCATGGCCCACGAAATTAATAATCCTTTGGCCGGCATCATGCAGACCGTCCAGGTTATGGCCCAGCGGCTCAATGGCGGTGCCGATATCCCGGCCAACAAAAAAGCGGCGGAGGCCGCCGGCATTACCATGGCGTCTATTGAACGCTTCATGGAAAACAGGGGCATACCGAGAATGATCGATGCAATCACCGATTCAGGAAAGCGGGTATCGGGGATTGTCACAAATATGCTTAGCTTTGCCCGTAAGGACGACACGGCCGTATCTACCCAGGATTTGAACAAGATCCTGGATAAAACCATCGAACTTGCGGCAACGGATTATAATTTGAAAAAAGAATATGATTTTAAGCAAATCAGGATCACCAGGGAATATGATGAAGGCCTGCCTGATGTCCCCTGCCAGGCCGGCAAGATTCAGCAGGTGGTGCTTAATATCCTGGCTAACGGGGCCCAGGCCATGCAGGGTGCAGGGTCTCCGAACGCCGGGTTCTTCATCCGGACCTATGTTGATTCGGTCCGGCATATGGCCTGCGTAGAAATTGAAGACAATGGGCCTGGAATGGATGAGAAAGTTCGCAAACTTATTTTTGATCCCTTTTTCACCACCAAACCGACAGGGGTGGGAACCGGGTTGGGGCTCAGCGTCTCCTATTTTATTATCACTGAAAACCATAAGGGGGAAATGGCGGTTGAGTCCAGTCCGGGCGCAGGCGCTAAATTCATTATACGTCTGCCTCTGTTTAAGGACAGAGATTAA